The following are encoded together in the Microbacterium hatanonis genome:
- a CDS encoding MinD/ParA family ATP-binding protein: MTLDRHDENPPEDAEHGVLSDTGSLDSAGIGLLGTPTAQLRVVLPVGSGDDDLDDDDVIGDEIRIDEIPTGEILVEELPAAETVDAEEIHDAEEIHDAEEIHDAEEIHDAEVIDDEHAAFDASGHADVDDGSEARWSEPAESEATIEVDEIEADDDSETADDVDAVAETDAEEADASEAPVEPQPEAVVVERADATEERADSSAEAEESAAAAPAAAAAPAAAAAPAEAPTAAAESVESPVVPAPAAAVAVSAAPLAPRTGSVPTTRREANNTGAHPRIDREHASERIATREPEVTLASKRLGEFDGSRESSDLLTPDRLLDPSQLSRPEPEGLWQQLVYSISGHRINLGDGPKARARKELDRLISAPLSGGARFIPVLSRKGGVGKTTITALLGMALADARDDRVIAVDANPDRGTLADRISRTSSRTVRDLVRGRADVTGYADISALVARDETRLDVLSSDADPRVSEAFNDRDYRDVAELAAHYYSLVLTDTGTGIVHSVMGATLDLADQLVIVAGLSVDEARLASETLTWLETNGYARQAREAVVVLNNARPGAPLVRESELEGHFRTRVRSVVRVPYDTAIGTGSAIVFRDLQPATRKAARELAAAVIGGLRAAPEAA, translated from the coding sequence GTGACGCTCGATCGACACGACGAGAACCCGCCAGAAGACGCCGAACACGGTGTCCTCTCCGACACCGGCAGTCTCGACTCCGCCGGAATCGGCCTTCTCGGAACCCCCACGGCGCAGTTGCGCGTCGTCCTCCCCGTCGGCTCCGGCGACGATGACCTCGACGACGACGACGTGATCGGCGACGAGATCCGGATCGACGAGATCCCCACCGGCGAGATCCTCGTCGAGGAGCTGCCGGCCGCCGAGACCGTCGACGCCGAAGAGATCCACGACGCAGAAGAGATCCACGACGCAGAAGAGATCCACGACGCAGAAGAGATCCACGACGCCGAGGTCATCGACGACGAGCACGCTGCCTTCGACGCATCCGGCCACGCCGACGTCGACGACGGGTCCGAGGCGCGCTGGTCCGAGCCCGCGGAGTCCGAGGCGACGATCGAGGTCGACGAGATCGAGGCCGACGACGACTCCGAGACCGCGGACGATGTCGACGCCGTCGCCGAGACGGATGCGGAGGAGGCGGATGCTTCCGAAGCGCCCGTCGAGCCGCAGCCGGAGGCCGTGGTCGTCGAGCGCGCGGACGCGACCGAGGAGCGCGCGGACTCGTCGGCGGAAGCCGAAGAATCAGCTGCCGCCGCGCCCGCCGCTGCCGCCGCGCCCGCCGCTGCTGCCGCGCCCGCCGAAGCGCCCACCGCCGCGGCCGAATCCGTCGAGAGTCCGGTCGTGCCGGCGCCCGCCGCCGCCGTCGCGGTCTCCGCGGCGCCGCTCGCTCCGCGCACCGGCAGCGTTCCGACCACCCGTCGCGAGGCGAACAACACCGGCGCGCACCCGCGCATCGACCGCGAGCACGCGTCGGAGCGCATCGCCACGCGCGAGCCCGAGGTGACGCTGGCCTCGAAGCGACTGGGGGAGTTCGACGGCAGTCGCGAGAGCTCCGATCTGCTCACGCCCGATCGTCTGCTCGACCCGTCGCAGCTCTCCCGCCCCGAGCCCGAGGGGCTCTGGCAGCAGCTCGTCTATTCGATCTCCGGCCACCGCATCAACCTCGGCGACGGTCCGAAGGCTCGTGCGCGCAAGGAGCTGGATCGACTGATCTCCGCGCCCCTGTCGGGCGGGGCGCGCTTCATCCCCGTGCTCTCCCGCAAGGGCGGAGTCGGCAAGACCACGATCACGGCGCTCCTCGGGATGGCCCTCGCCGACGCCCGCGACGACCGGGTCATCGCCGTCGACGCGAACCCCGACCGCGGGACCCTCGCCGACCGCATCTCGCGCACCAGTTCGCGCACGGTGCGAGACCTCGTGCGCGGCCGGGCCGACGTCACCGGCTACGCCGACATCTCGGCCCTGGTCGCCCGAGACGAGACCCGGCTCGACGTGCTCTCGTCCGACGCCGACCCGCGGGTGTCCGAGGCGTTCAACGACCGCGACTACCGCGATGTCGCGGAACTCGCCGCCCACTACTACTCGCTCGTCCTGACCGACACGGGTACCGGCATCGTCCACTCCGTGATGGGGGCGACCCTCGACCTCGCCGACCAGCTCGTGATCGTCGCCGGACTCAGCGTCGACGAGGCGCGCCTCGCGTCCGAGACGCTGACCTGGCTCGAGACCAACGGCTACGCGCGGCAGGCGCGGGAGGCGGTCGTCGTGCTCAACAACGCCCGCCCCGGTGCGCCGCTGGTGCGCGAGAGCGAACTGGAAGGGCACTTCCGCACCCGCGTGCGGTCGGTGGTGCGCGTTCCGTACGACACCGCCATCGGCACGGGCAGCGCCATCGTGTTCCGCGACCTGCAGCCCGCGACGCGCAAGGCCGCGCGCGAGCTCGCGGCCGCCGTCATCGGCGGCCTCCGCGCCGCCCCCGAGGCCGCCTGA
- a CDS encoding class II 3-deoxy-7-phosphoheptulonate synthase: MLPQLDALDHWRSLPIKQQPQWYDADAAAAASEELAILPPLVFAGEVDQLRERLGRAASGKAFLLQGGDCAETFAGATAEQIRNRIKTVLQMAVVLTYGASMPVVKMGRMAGQFAKPRSSDTETRGDVTLPAYRGDIVNGYDFTEASRRADPARLLKGYHTAASTINLIRAFTQGGFADLREVHSWNQGFAKNPANQQYERLAGEIDRAIKFMEAAGADFDELKRVEFYTGHEGLLMDYERPMTRIDSRTGTPYNTSAHFVWIGERTRDLDGAHIDYFSKIRNPIGVKLGPSTSPETALALIDKLDPEREPGRLTFITRMGAGKIRDALPPLLEAVRDSGATPLWVTDPMHGNGITTPTGYKTRRFDDVVDEVRGFFEAHRAAGTFPGGIHVELTGDDVTECLGGSEHIDEATLATRYESLCDPRLNHMQSLELAFLVAEELAKI; encoded by the coding sequence ATGCTCCCTCAGCTCGACGCACTCGATCACTGGCGTTCTCTGCCGATCAAGCAGCAGCCGCAGTGGTATGACGCCGACGCCGCCGCCGCAGCATCCGAAGAACTCGCCATCCTTCCTCCCCTCGTCTTCGCGGGCGAGGTCGACCAGCTCCGCGAGCGCCTCGGACGCGCGGCGTCGGGCAAGGCGTTCCTCCTCCAGGGCGGCGACTGCGCCGAGACCTTCGCCGGCGCGACCGCCGAGCAGATCCGCAATCGGATCAAGACGGTCCTGCAGATGGCCGTCGTGCTCACCTACGGCGCCTCGATGCCGGTCGTGAAGATGGGCCGCATGGCGGGCCAGTTCGCCAAGCCCCGCTCGAGCGACACCGAGACGCGCGGCGACGTCACGCTCCCCGCCTACCGCGGCGACATCGTCAACGGGTACGACTTCACCGAGGCATCGCGCCGGGCAGACCCCGCGCGACTGCTGAAGGGGTACCACACCGCCGCGTCGACGATCAATCTGATCCGCGCGTTCACTCAGGGCGGCTTCGCCGACCTGCGTGAGGTGCACAGCTGGAACCAGGGGTTCGCGAAGAACCCCGCCAACCAGCAGTACGAGCGCCTCGCGGGCGAGATCGATCGCGCGATCAAGTTCATGGAGGCGGCGGGCGCCGACTTCGACGAGCTCAAGCGCGTCGAGTTCTACACCGGCCACGAGGGCCTGCTCATGGACTACGAGCGCCCGATGACGCGGATCGACTCGCGCACCGGCACGCCGTACAACACCTCCGCGCACTTCGTGTGGATCGGTGAGCGCACGCGCGACCTCGACGGCGCGCACATCGACTACTTCTCGAAGATCCGCAACCCCATCGGCGTGAAGCTCGGTCCGTCGACCTCGCCCGAGACGGCGCTCGCGCTGATCGACAAGCTCGACCCCGAGCGCGAGCCCGGACGCCTGACGTTCATCACGCGCATGGGTGCGGGCAAGATCCGCGATGCCCTGCCGCCGCTCCTCGAGGCTGTCCGCGACTCCGGTGCGACGCCGCTGTGGGTCACCGATCCGATGCACGGCAACGGGATCACCACGCCCACCGGCTACAAGACCCGTCGTTTCGACGACGTCGTCGACGAGGTGCGCGGCTTCTTCGAGGCGCACCGCGCCGCGGGAACGTTCCCCGGCGGCATCCACGTCGAGCTCACCGGCGACGACGTCACCGAATGCCTCGGCGGCTCGGAGCACATCGACGAGGCGACCCTC
- a CDS encoding AMP-dependent synthetase/ligase, whose translation MIQFDAPPVVPADPQANVSDLLVDRVAASPDRALFAVPDGTGWRDISARDFHRQVVSLAKGFVAVGIQPGDKVAFLARTTYDWTLVDFALFFAGAVMVPVYETSSPAQIQWILSDSGAIAIIVESSDHSARLEEVRGELPLLRNVWSMHGGDLDRLVSQGATVEDDEIERRRNLADGNDIATLIYTSGSTGRPKGCVLTHSNFVELSRNSGKALREVVDVPGASTLLFITTAHVFARFISILNVHAGVKTGHQPDTKQLLPALGSFKPTYLLAVPRVFEKVYNSAEQKAEAGGKGKIFRAAAAAAVEHSQLLQDGKRIPLGLKIRFALFDKLVYSKLREAMGGRVVYAVSGSAPLGPRLGHFFHSLGVVILEGYGLTETTAPATVNLATRSKIGTVGPALPGVGVRLTGEGEIQVRGINVFKEYWRNPQATAEAFDGDWFRTGDIGAFDDDGFLTITGRKKEIIVTAGGKNVAPAVLEDPIRANPIVGQVVVVGDQKPFISALITLDPEMLPTWLGNNGLPADLALTDAAQHEAVRAEVQRAIDAANAHVSRAESIRKFTILPIEWTEASGHLTPKMSIKRNVIVGDFADEIEELYATPVNTTNISLA comes from the coding sequence GTGATCCAGTTCGACGCACCCCCCGTCGTCCCTGCAGACCCGCAAGCGAACGTGAGCGATCTGCTCGTCGACCGTGTGGCCGCGAGCCCCGACCGTGCCCTGTTCGCCGTACCCGACGGCACCGGATGGCGCGACATCTCGGCCCGGGATTTCCACCGCCAGGTCGTGTCCCTGGCGAAAGGCTTCGTGGCGGTCGGCATCCAGCCCGGCGACAAGGTCGCCTTCCTCGCACGCACGACGTACGACTGGACCCTCGTCGATTTCGCGCTCTTCTTCGCCGGGGCCGTCATGGTGCCCGTCTACGAGACGAGCTCGCCGGCGCAGATCCAGTGGATCCTGTCGGACTCCGGCGCGATCGCGATCATCGTCGAGTCCTCCGATCATTCGGCCCGCCTCGAAGAGGTCCGCGGCGAGCTCCCCCTCCTCCGCAACGTGTGGTCGATGCACGGTGGCGACCTCGACCGCCTCGTCTCGCAGGGTGCGACCGTCGAAGACGACGAGATCGAGCGCCGTCGCAACCTCGCCGACGGCAACGACATCGCGACCCTCATCTACACGTCGGGCTCGACCGGCCGCCCGAAAGGCTGCGTGCTCACCCACAGCAACTTCGTGGAGCTGTCGCGCAACTCGGGCAAGGCGCTGCGCGAGGTCGTCGACGTCCCCGGGGCATCTACGCTCCTGTTCATCACCACGGCGCACGTCTTCGCGCGCTTCATCTCGATCCTCAACGTGCACGCCGGGGTGAAGACCGGCCACCAGCCCGACACGAAGCAGCTTCTTCCGGCGCTCGGGTCGTTCAAGCCCACGTACCTCCTCGCCGTCCCCCGCGTGTTCGAGAAGGTCTACAACTCCGCCGAGCAGAAGGCCGAGGCCGGAGGCAAGGGCAAGATCTTCCGTGCCGCCGCCGCGGCAGCCGTCGAGCACTCGCAGCTGCTGCAGGACGGAAAGCGCATCCCGCTCGGACTGAAGATCAGATTCGCCCTGTTCGACAAGCTCGTCTACAGCAAGCTGCGCGAGGCCATGGGCGGGCGCGTGGTCTACGCCGTGAGCGGGTCCGCCCCGCTCGGCCCGCGCCTCGGCCACTTCTTCCACAGCCTGGGCGTCGTCATCCTCGAGGGCTACGGACTCACCGAGACCACCGCGCCCGCGACGGTGAACCTCGCCACCCGCTCGAAGATCGGCACCGTCGGCCCCGCGCTGCCGGGCGTCGGGGTTCGCCTCACCGGCGAGGGCGAGATCCAGGTGCGCGGCATCAACGTGTTCAAGGAGTACTGGCGCAACCCGCAGGCGACCGCCGAGGCGTTCGACGGCGACTGGTTCCGCACCGGCGACATCGGCGCGTTCGACGACGACGGATTCCTCACCATCACCGGCCGCAAGAAGGAGATCATCGTCACCGCCGGCGGCAAGAACGTCGCCCCGGCCGTGCTCGAAGACCCCATCCGTGCCAACCCGATCGTCGGTCAGGTCGTCGTCGTCGGCGATCAGAAGCCGTTCATCTCGGCCCTCATCACGCTCGACCCCGAGATGCTGCCCACCTGGCTCGGCAACAACGGACTGCCCGCCGATCTCGCGTTGACGGACGCGGCGCAGCACGAGGCCGTCCGCGCCGAGGTGCAGCGGGCGATCGACGCCGCCAACGCGCACGTGTCGCGCGCCGAGTCGATCCGCAAGTTCACGATCCTGCCGATCGAGTGGACCGAGGCGAGCGGTCACCTCACGCCGAAGATGAGCATCAAGCGCAACGTCATCGTCGGGGATTTCGCCGACGAGATCGAGGAGCTCTACGCCACGCCCGTCAACACCACGAACATCTCGCTGGCGTGA
- the def gene encoding peptide deformylase has protein sequence MPIRTIRLFGDPVLRAPSVPIDEIDDGIRALVDDLVEGVALPNRAGLAAPQIGVGLRAFSYNVDGEIGYILNPVLVETRGEPELVGEGCLSIPNVWHEALRHPYARVVGIDVNGDELVLEGEGLMAQALQHETDHLEGMLFISRLPPETRRQAMREIRESDWF, from the coding sequence ATGCCCATCCGCACGATCCGCCTCTTCGGCGACCCCGTTCTCCGCGCCCCGAGTGTTCCGATCGACGAGATCGACGACGGCATACGCGCTCTCGTCGACGACCTGGTCGAGGGCGTTGCCCTGCCGAATCGCGCGGGGCTCGCCGCTCCGCAGATCGGCGTCGGGCTCCGCGCGTTCAGCTACAACGTCGACGGCGAGATCGGCTACATCCTCAATCCCGTCCTGGTCGAGACCCGCGGCGAGCCCGAGCTCGTCGGCGAGGGCTGCCTGTCGATCCCCAACGTCTGGCACGAGGCACTCCGTCACCCCTACGCCCGGGTCGTCGGCATCGACGTCAACGGCGACGAGCTCGTCCTGGAGGGCGAGGGGCTCATGGCACAGGCGCTCCAGCACGAGACCGATCACCTCGAGGGGATGCTGTTCATCTCCCGCCTTCCGCCGGAGACGCGCCGCCAGGCGATGCGCGAGATCCGCGAATCCGACTGGTTCTGA
- a CDS encoding lysophospholipid acyltransferase family protein has product MFYWLMKYIVIGPVLKAIFRPWIVGRRNIPAEGAAILASNHLSFADSIFLPLMIDRPMAFLAKSDYFTGKGLKGWATRIFFKATGQIPIDRSGGKASEASLNTGLAVLGRNDLLGIYPEGTRSPDGKLYRGRTGLARMALEARVPVVPVVMVDTDTIQPIGQRIPRIGRVGIVIGEPLDFSRFAGMEGDRYILRSVTDEIMVALQRLGEQEYEDVYASTVKDRLAAAQAAATPLSAR; this is encoded by the coding sequence ATGTTCTACTGGCTCATGAAGTACATCGTCATCGGACCCGTTCTGAAGGCGATCTTCCGGCCGTGGATCGTCGGGCGCCGCAACATCCCCGCCGAGGGTGCGGCCATCCTCGCAAGCAACCACCTCTCCTTCGCCGACTCGATCTTCCTGCCGCTCATGATCGACCGGCCGATGGCGTTCCTCGCCAAGAGCGACTACTTCACCGGCAAGGGCCTGAAGGGCTGGGCGACCCGCATCTTCTTCAAGGCCACCGGGCAGATCCCCATCGACCGGTCGGGCGGCAAGGCCTCCGAGGCGTCCCTCAACACCGGGCTGGCCGTCCTGGGTCGTAACGATCTCCTGGGCATCTACCCCGAGGGCACCCGCAGCCCCGACGGGAAGCTCTACCGCGGCCGGACGGGTCTTGCCCGTATGGCGCTGGAGGCGCGCGTACCCGTCGTCCCCGTCGTGATGGTCGATACCGACACGATCCAGCCGATCGGACAGCGCATCCCGCGCATCGGCCGAGTGGGCATCGTCATCGGAGAACCGCTGGACTTCTCCCGCTTCGCCGGGATGGAGGGCGACCGGTACATCCTGCGTTCGGTGACGGACGAGATCATGGTCGCTCTGCAGCGACTGGGCGAGCAGGAGTACGAGGACGTCTACGCCTCGACGGTGAAGGACAGACTCGCCGCCGCCCAGGCCGCAGCGACCCCCCTCTCGGCTCGCTAG
- a CDS encoding ROK family glucokinase — MLNVGIDIGGTKIAGGVVDAEGRIVEKLRVDTPIDAEALLDAVVDMASHFRRSHRVAGIGVAAAGFIDRARRTVIYAPNIDWRNEPLRARLEARLEAPVTIENDANAAGWGEFRFGAGRGVSDMVMLTMGTGVGGAIVAEGSLYRGGNGIAAELGHMRFIRGGHPCGCGQSGCLEQYASGRALQREALEIADDPAIGAGLASLRDEQGTIEGPSISRLVLAGDPGAVEALRRVATALGEACGGFQAVLDPELFVIGGGVAQLGDDLLEPVRLAYETSLPGFGDRPVADFVIARLGNDAGLIGVADLAGRDR; from the coding sequence GTGCTGAACGTCGGAATCGATATCGGCGGGACGAAGATCGCCGGAGGCGTCGTGGACGCCGAAGGCCGGATCGTCGAGAAACTCCGCGTCGACACCCCGATCGATGCCGAAGCTCTCCTGGACGCCGTCGTCGACATGGCTTCTCACTTCCGTCGCTCGCACCGCGTCGCCGGCATCGGCGTCGCCGCGGCGGGCTTCATCGACCGTGCGCGACGGACGGTCATCTACGCGCCCAATATCGACTGGCGCAACGAGCCGCTGCGCGCCCGGCTCGAGGCCCGCCTCGAAGCTCCCGTCACGATCGAGAACGATGCCAACGCGGCCGGCTGGGGCGAGTTCCGCTTCGGGGCCGGTCGGGGCGTCTCCGACATGGTCATGCTCACGATGGGCACGGGCGTCGGCGGAGCGATCGTGGCCGAGGGCAGCCTGTACCGGGGCGGCAACGGCATCGCCGCCGAACTCGGGCACATGCGATTCATCCGCGGCGGTCACCCGTGCGGCTGCGGGCAGAGCGGATGCTTGGAGCAGTACGCATCCGGCCGAGCACTGCAGCGCGAGGCTCTCGAGATCGCAGACGATCCCGCGATCGGAGCGGGCCTGGCTTCCCTGCGCGACGAGCAGGGGACGATCGAGGGTCCATCGATCTCTCGACTCGTGCTCGCCGGCGACCCCGGCGCCGTCGAAGCCCTCCGCCGCGTGGCGACCGCGCTCGGAGAGGCCTGCGGCGGTTTCCAGGCGGTGCTCGATCCTGAACTGTTCGTGATCGGCGGGGGAGTGGCGCAGCTCGGCGACGACCTCCTCGAGCCGGTGCGTCTGGCGTACGAGACATCGCTGCCGGGCTTCGGAGACCGACCCGTCGCCGACTTCGTGATCGCCCGTCTCGGCAACGACGCGGGGCTGATCGGCGTCGCCGACCTCGCGGGACGGGATCGCTGA